In a single window of the Sphingosinicella microcystinivorans genome:
- a CDS encoding TonB-dependent receptor — MKTIRMKHLGLSTALCSAGALLVAAPAAAQEAAQAPAQDSVTVGGLDEIVVTAQRRAQNLQDVPLSIVAVGADTLSRTGVATIEALNTLIPNAVIEHVGLFPGVASLSIRGVGVSGIESFADPQVAVYINGIFQARNVNALSSTVDVSSIEVLRGPQGTLYGRNAFSGAISLRTNRPDLNETSGSAMATIGNYGKIDVDVVGNVPIVEGKVAARLAVRSHNFDGFWKNHGIVAPSVVDSTLEGKSIGKEQSLYVRPTLRLTPNDAWDINIIGEIMRERSEAYSAGQIVLPGSTLSSLGFPGFNPFGDKRFGISSDGTNPLRAGTNFSGKPTDNDQWNITTDAAYTTDLGTFRALVNYNRATSEIWTDTDGTNINSYSTVRWETYRAFSGELQFASDFSDSINVVAGLFYLWDHYNTSQLSFTDFTAPFVSEFSIADTTQNPGYVNNTGKRKTWSAYAQVEYNFTPELALVLGGRYSYEKKYGYRGTNSTFNTTGLARDIDFSDHIWPTNTAIIFGPAKKAWESFSPRVGVNYKANDDVMLFGFWQRAFKSGGFNANSSDQTAFMTPYGQERVDNYEVGIKSDWFDRRLRLNVNAFYSKFDGLQRSLVTPTPSSPNGVTTVNQNLADMKSYGIEAEISARPVDQLTLYANIGWNKASYTSYCADLDGAETTTTPANGRAVCGPITTVTSGGVDRYLVPTDFSDLKPMRAPRWDLTAGFTKDFTAGSGTISVNGSVNYRSSVFVQLLNVPYSYRPAMTLVDASIRWTPDSDAYEVTLWGKNLTNQIEILNYLPVGNFFADYHVTNPRTYGVTVGVKF; from the coding sequence ATGAAGACGATTCGAATGAAGCACCTGGGTCTTTCGACGGCGCTTTGCAGTGCGGGCGCCCTGCTCGTGGCGGCGCCTGCCGCGGCGCAGGAAGCGGCGCAGGCACCTGCCCAGGACAGCGTCACGGTCGGCGGTCTCGATGAAATCGTCGTGACGGCGCAGCGCCGCGCGCAGAACCTGCAGGACGTGCCGCTGTCGATCGTCGCGGTCGGCGCCGACACGCTGTCGCGCACGGGCGTGGCAACCATCGAGGCGCTGAACACGCTGATCCCCAACGCGGTCATCGAGCACGTCGGCCTGTTCCCCGGCGTCGCATCGCTGTCCATCCGCGGCGTCGGCGTCAGCGGCATCGAGAGCTTCGCCGACCCGCAGGTCGCGGTCTACATCAACGGCATCTTTCAGGCGCGCAACGTCAACGCGCTCTCCAGCACGGTCGACGTGTCGTCGATCGAGGTTCTGCGCGGGCCGCAGGGCACGCTTTACGGCCGCAACGCCTTCTCGGGCGCCATCTCGCTGCGCACCAACCGGCCGGACCTGAACGAGACCAGCGGTTCGGCGATGGCGACGATCGGCAACTACGGCAAGATCGACGTCGATGTCGTCGGCAACGTGCCGATCGTGGAAGGCAAGGTCGCGGCGCGTCTCGCCGTGCGGTCGCACAACTTCGACGGGTTCTGGAAGAACCACGGCATCGTTGCGCCAAGCGTTGTCGATTCGACGCTCGAGGGCAAGTCGATCGGCAAGGAGCAGAGCCTCTACGTGCGTCCGACCCTGCGCCTCACGCCCAATGACGCGTGGGACATCAACATCATCGGCGAAATCATGCGCGAGCGCAGCGAGGCGTATTCCGCCGGGCAGATCGTCCTGCCGGGCAGCACGCTTTCCAGCCTCGGCTTCCCCGGTTTCAATCCGTTCGGCGACAAGCGTTTCGGCATTTCGTCCGACGGCACCAACCCGCTGCGCGCGGGCACGAACTTCAGCGGCAAGCCGACCGACAACGACCAGTGGAACATCACCACGGATGCCGCCTACACGACCGATCTCGGCACGTTCCGCGCGCTTGTGAACTACAACCGCGCCACGTCCGAGATCTGGACCGACACGGACGGCACCAACATCAACTCCTATTCCACCGTCCGCTGGGAAACCTATCGCGCATTTTCCGGCGAGCTTCAGTTCGCTTCCGATTTCTCGGATTCGATCAACGTGGTCGCCGGCCTGTTCTATCTCTGGGATCACTACAATACGTCGCAGCTCAGCTTCACGGACTTCACGGCACCGTTCGTGTCGGAATTCTCGATTGCCGACACGACGCAGAACCCAGGCTATGTGAACAACACCGGCAAGCGCAAGACATGGTCGGCCTACGCGCAGGTGGAGTACAACTTCACGCCGGAACTCGCGCTCGTCCTCGGCGGCCGCTACAGCTACGAGAAGAAGTACGGCTATCGCGGCACGAACTCCACGTTCAACACCACCGGGCTCGCGCGCGACATTGACTTCAGCGATCACATCTGGCCGACCAACACGGCGATCATCTTCGGCCCGGCGAAGAAGGCCTGGGAAAGCTTCTCGCCGCGCGTCGGCGTGAACTACAAGGCGAACGACGACGTGATGCTGTTCGGCTTCTGGCAGCGCGCGTTCAAGTCGGGCGGCTTCAACGCCAACTCCTCCGACCAGACGGCGTTCATGACGCCTTATGGACAGGAGCGGGTCGACAACTACGAAGTCGGTATCAAGAGCGACTGGTTCGATCGCCGTCTGCGTCTCAACGTCAACGCCTTCTACAGCAAGTTTGACGGCCTGCAGCGCAGCCTCGTGACGCCGACCCCGTCCTCGCCGAACGGCGTGACCACGGTCAACCAGAACCTTGCGGACATGAAGAGCTACGGCATCGAGGCGGAAATCTCGGCGCGTCCGGTCGACCAGCTGACGCTCTATGCGAACATCGGCTGGAACAAGGCGTCGTACACCTCGTACTGCGCGGACCTCGATGGTGCGGAGACGACGACGACGCCCGCGAACGGCCGCGCGGTTTGCGGCCCGATCACCACGGTGACGTCGGGCGGCGTGGACCGCTACCTCGTGCCGACCGACTTCTCCGATCTGAAGCCGATGCGTGCGCCGCGCTGGGACCTCACGGCGGGCTTCACCAAGGACTTCACCGCGGGCTCGGGCACGATCTCGGTGAACGGCAGCGTCAACTATCGCAGCTCGGTGTTCGTGCAGCTGCTGAACGTGCCGTATTCGTACCGCCCGGCGATGACGCTGGTGGATGCCAGCATCAGGTGGACGCCGGATAGCGACGCCTACGAAGTCACGCTCTGGGGCAAGAACCTCACCAACCAGATCGAGATCCTGAACTACCTGCCGGTCGGCAACTTCTTCGCGGACTATCATGTTACCAATCCGCGGACGTATGGTGTTACGGTCGGCGTGAAGTTCTAG
- a CDS encoding PQQ-dependent dehydrogenase, methanol/ethanol family, whose translation MRLAVCPAPVSGAMERWMRGVVKVVKTDRLPALLVSAAMLMTLGFSDNAADATGAKRSPAYDEADGSNWQAFGRTYSETHFSPLKEINEASIGRLGLVWAHDLEPTFNSFSAPLAVDGVLYFATGYSVIHAMDARTGELLWKYDPEVHKHAGHKMRAGWGIRGIAFDNGKVFTGTLDGRLIALDAKTGTLLWSELTLDPKDESYITGPPWVFNGKVVIGSGGSDYGPVRGYVTAYDQATGKQAWRFHTVPGNPADGFENKAMEMAAKTWTGEWWKHGGGGSVWHAMAFDPKFNRIYLGVGNGAPWNQKIRSPQGGDNLFLASIVALDADTGEYVWHYQANPGETWDYNNTMDIQLADLKIGGKVRPVIIHAPKNGFFYVIDRKTGKLVSAEKFSKVTWAERIDLKTGRPVETPDARYPDGKAVIIYPFPNGAHGVQAMAFSPQTGLAYIPANEGGRVYVDAPGDFSKWQHRPGMYINTGLGAAPPGMTVPPPISFLQAWDPVKQKEAWRVPMKGAFSGGVLTTAGNLVVQGNAEGKLVAYEANSGKPLWSFDAQNGILSNPITYTVDGRQYLTVITGWRSSYGTAPTWDYYGQKRRVLTFALDGKAALPDDEPVEMPIADDESFVVDAEKAKLGSAIYNTACIVCHGVGMMAGGAAPDLRKAGAPMAFESLAAVVRDGELMQNGMPRFEQLTDAEIEGLQHFIRQRAREALASVEAAPQASPK comes from the coding sequence ATGCGGCTTGCCGTGTGTCCCGCGCCGGTTTCCGGTGCGATGGAGAGGTGGATGCGCGGCGTCGTGAAAGTCGTGAAAACGGACAGGTTGCCTGCCCTGCTGGTCTCGGCCGCGATGCTGATGACGCTCGGCTTTTCCGATAATGCCGCGGACGCGACGGGCGCCAAGCGTTCTCCTGCCTACGACGAGGCCGACGGCAGCAACTGGCAGGCCTTCGGCCGCACCTACAGCGAGACGCATTTCAGTCCGCTCAAAGAGATCAACGAAGCCAGCATCGGGCGGCTCGGACTCGTCTGGGCGCACGATCTGGAGCCGACGTTCAACAGCTTCTCGGCGCCGCTCGCGGTTGACGGCGTGCTCTATTTCGCGACCGGCTACAGCGTCATCCACGCGATGGACGCGCGCACCGGCGAGCTGCTCTGGAAATATGATCCCGAAGTCCACAAGCACGCCGGGCACAAGATGCGCGCCGGCTGGGGCATCCGCGGCATCGCCTTCGACAACGGCAAGGTGTTCACCGGCACGCTGGACGGGCGCCTGATCGCGCTCGACGCCAAGACCGGCACGCTGCTGTGGAGCGAACTCACGCTCGATCCGAAAGACGAAAGCTACATCACCGGGCCTCCCTGGGTCTTCAACGGCAAGGTGGTGATCGGCAGCGGCGGCTCGGACTACGGCCCCGTGCGCGGCTATGTGACCGCCTACGATCAGGCGACCGGCAAGCAGGCGTGGCGTTTCCACACCGTACCCGGAAACCCGGCGGACGGCTTCGAGAACAAGGCCATGGAAATGGCCGCGAAGACGTGGACGGGCGAGTGGTGGAAACACGGCGGCGGCGGCTCCGTCTGGCACGCCATGGCGTTCGATCCGAAATTCAACCGCATCTATCTCGGCGTCGGCAACGGTGCGCCGTGGAACCAGAAGATCCGCAGCCCGCAGGGCGGCGACAATTTGTTCCTCGCCTCCATCGTCGCGCTCGACGCCGACACGGGCGAGTACGTCTGGCACTATCAGGCGAATCCCGGCGAGACGTGGGACTACAACAACACGATGGACATCCAGCTCGCCGACCTGAAGATCGGCGGCAAGGTGCGCCCGGTGATCATCCACGCGCCGAAGAACGGTTTCTTCTACGTGATCGACCGCAAGACCGGGAAACTGGTCTCGGCGGAGAAATTCTCCAAGGTGACATGGGCCGAGCGGATCGACCTGAAGACCGGGCGGCCCGTGGAAACGCCGGACGCCCGCTATCCGGACGGCAAGGCGGTGATCATCTATCCGTTCCCGAACGGCGCGCACGGCGTTCAGGCGATGGCGTTCAGCCCGCAGACGGGCCTTGCCTACATACCGGCGAACGAGGGCGGACGCGTCTATGTGGACGCGCCGGGCGATTTCTCGAAATGGCAGCACCGGCCGGGCATGTACATCAACACGGGCCTCGGCGCCGCGCCGCCCGGAATGACCGTGCCGCCGCCGATCAGCTTCCTGCAGGCATGGGACCCCGTGAAGCAGAAGGAAGCGTGGCGCGTGCCCATGAAGGGCGCGTTCAGCGGCGGCGTGTTGACGACGGCGGGCAACCTCGTCGTGCAGGGCAACGCCGAGGGCAAGCTCGTCGCCTATGAGGCGAACAGCGGCAAGCCGCTGTGGTCCTTCGACGCGCAGAACGGCATCCTCTCGAACCCGATCACCTACACGGTGGACGGGCGCCAGTACCTGACGGTCATCACCGGCTGGCGGTCGAGCTACGGCACGGCGCCGACATGGGACTATTACGGCCAGAAGCGGCGCGTGCTGACGTTCGCGCTGGACGGCAAGGCCGCGCTTCCGGACGACGAGCCGGTGGAGATGCCCATTGCGGACGACGAGAGCTTCGTGGTCGATGCCGAAAAGGCGAAGCTGGGCAGCGCCATCTACAACACGGCCTGCATCGTCTGCCACGGCGTCGGCATGATGGCGGGCGGCGCGGCGCCGGACCTGCGCAAGGCGGGGGCGCCGATGGCGTTCGAATCGCTGGCCGCCGTGGTGCGGGACGGCGAACTGATGCAGAACGGTATGCCCCGCTTCGAGCAGCTGACCGATGCCGAGATCGAGGGGCTTCAGCATTTCATCCGGCAGCGCGCGCGCGAAGCGCTCGCGTCCGTGGAGGCAGCGCCGCAGGCGTCTCCCAAATGA
- a CDS encoding PQQ-dependent dehydrogenase, methanol/ethanol family has product MRKRAGPVFAAILAGVLLSGCLGDPPAASGADWPGYGGPVDEAHYSPLREINAGNAAKLGLAWYHDIDVGPSSLSAPVAVDGVLYFAAGYSVVHAMDAATGKELWRYDPEAPKAAGRKLRAAWGSRGIAHANGLIFTGTIDGRLIAIDAKTGKPRWSAMTIEPDDSRYITGAPWVFGDKVVIGHGGADFGPVRGYVTAYDQKTGKQAWRFHTVPGNPAEGFENKAMEMAAKTWTGEWWKYGGGGTVWNAMAYDPKHNRIYIGVGNGAPWNQKIRSPEGGDNLFLCSIVALDADTGEYVWHYQTNPGETWDFNSAMDIELAELEIDGRKREVLLHAPKNGFFYVLDRETGKLISAEAIVPVNWAERIDVETGRPVERPEARYPAGKTAIVYPSPYGAHNVEAMSFNPGTGLIYIPVLDQGRAYTDPSGPLAEWKHLDGQRLSVGTGTPPADLKLRPASSALLAWDPARQREVWRQSYPGMRGGGGTATTAGNLLMQGRATGAFVVMAADTGKTLWSFDAQTAVMAQPITYLAGGKQYVTVIAGSRFQGAAGLEREWNYHTQQWRVLTFALGGTAKLPPAEPVDVPIADDPAFKVVPARASLGETVYGQRCSICHGPTALSGGAAPDLLRSAMPLDFDAMNTVLREGVLLERGMPRFEELSDDEIAGLQHFIRKRAREVQAADPRASVSRGHNEGQ; this is encoded by the coding sequence ATGCGGAAAAGGGCAGGGCCGGTCTTCGCGGCGATTCTCGCGGGCGTGCTCCTCAGCGGATGCCTCGGCGATCCGCCCGCCGCCAGCGGGGCGGACTGGCCGGGCTACGGCGGGCCGGTCGATGAAGCGCACTACAGCCCGCTGAGGGAAATCAACGCGGGCAATGCCGCGAAGCTGGGGCTTGCCTGGTATCACGACATCGACGTCGGGCCGAGCAGCCTGTCCGCACCGGTGGCGGTTGACGGCGTGCTCTATTTCGCGGCCGGTTACAGCGTCGTCCACGCGATGGACGCCGCGACCGGCAAGGAATTGTGGCGGTACGATCCCGAAGCCCCGAAGGCGGCGGGGCGCAAGCTGCGCGCCGCATGGGGAAGCCGCGGCATCGCCCATGCGAACGGGCTGATCTTCACCGGCACCATCGACGGGCGGCTGATCGCCATCGACGCGAAGACCGGCAAGCCGCGCTGGAGCGCGATGACGATCGAACCCGACGACAGCCGCTACATCACCGGCGCGCCGTGGGTGTTCGGCGACAAGGTGGTGATCGGCCACGGCGGCGCGGATTTCGGCCCCGTGCGCGGCTACGTGACCGCCTATGACCAGAAGACCGGCAAGCAAGCGTGGCGTTTCCACACCGTGCCCGGCAACCCGGCGGAGGGCTTCGAGAACAAGGCCATGGAAATGGCCGCGAAGACGTGGACGGGCGAATGGTGGAAGTACGGCGGCGGCGGCACCGTGTGGAACGCCATGGCCTACGATCCGAAGCATAACCGCATCTATATCGGCGTTGGCAACGGCGCACCGTGGAACCAGAAGATCCGCAGCCCCGAAGGCGGCGACAACCTGTTCCTCTGTTCGATCGTGGCGCTCGACGCCGACACGGGCGAATATGTCTGGCACTACCAGACGAACCCCGGCGAGACGTGGGACTTCAATTCGGCGATGGACATCGAACTCGCCGAGCTGGAGATCGACGGCAGGAAACGCGAGGTGCTGCTGCACGCGCCGAAGAACGGTTTCTTCTACGTGCTCGACCGCGAGACGGGGAAGCTGATTTCCGCCGAGGCGATCGTGCCGGTGAACTGGGCCGAGCGCATCGACGTCGAGACCGGACGCCCGGTCGAGCGCCCGGAGGCGCGCTATCCGGCGGGCAAGACGGCGATCGTCTACCCGTCGCCCTACGGTGCGCACAACGTGGAGGCGATGTCGTTCAATCCGGGCACGGGCCTCATCTACATCCCGGTTCTCGATCAGGGGCGGGCGTATACCGACCCGAGCGGCCCCCTCGCAGAATGGAAGCATCTCGATGGCCAGCGGCTCAGCGTCGGCACGGGGACGCCGCCCGCCGATCTGAAGCTCCGGCCGGCGTCGAGCGCCCTGCTGGCGTGGGACCCGGCCCGTCAGCGCGAAGTCTGGCGGCAGTCCTATCCCGGGATGCGCGGCGGCGGCGGCACCGCGACGACGGCGGGCAACCTGCTGATGCAGGGCCGCGCGACGGGCGCGTTCGTCGTCATGGCGGCGGATACGGGCAAGACGCTCTGGTCGTTCGACGCGCAGACGGCGGTGATGGCGCAGCCGATCACCTATCTGGCGGGCGGGAAGCAGTACGTCACGGTGATCGCGGGATCGCGCTTTCAGGGCGCGGCGGGCCTCGAGCGCGAGTGGAACTATCACACGCAGCAATGGCGCGTGCTGACGTTCGCGCTGGGCGGCACCGCGAAGCTGCCGCCCGCCGAACCGGTGGACGTCCCGATCGCCGACGATCCGGCGTTCAAGGTGGTTCCGGCGCGCGCGTCGCTCGGCGAGACGGTCTACGGCCAGCGTTGCTCGATCTGTCACGGTCCGACGGCGCTTTCCGGCGGCGCGGCGCCTGACCTGCTGCGCTCGGCCATGCCTCTGGATTTCGACGCCATGAACACGGTATTGCGCGAGGGCGTGCTCCTCGAGCGCGGGATGCCGCGCTTCGAGGAACTGTCCGACGACGAGATCGCCGGGCTCCAGCACTTCATCCGTAAACGTGCGCGCGAGGTGCAGGCCGCCGATCCGCGCGCTTCGGTCAGCAGAGGTCACAATGAAGGTCAATGA